Proteins from a single region of Bacteroidales bacterium:
- a CDS encoding HAMP domain-containing histidine kinase, which yields MKNFNRNIKKEIKIIIIILLLVISISCVFYFHKFIKTGNVITHFFYIPSILAVFWFRKKGLLVSMFLALVLVFSHMYLRDINTLYDFYRAFAVILVSVIFYLINERVETANKNFVTLNKEYKAQNIELQRKEKQLGEINKKLESLVELRTNELKDTVEKLKNSNATKDKFFSIIAHDLKGPFNSILGFSGLLDENYEKYDIQKQKHFINIINQSVKNTLKLLENLLLWSRSQRGILDYKPEKENIYLLYTETIKFLTLPAEKKSISLRNEIPEDVVVKADKNMILTVMRNLISNAIKYTHKDGEIIVKARTIKDKNKQLFAEITVKDNGLGILPNLQAKLFKIEENISTEGTEKEQGTGLGLILCKEFVEKHGGEIWVKSELGKGSEFIFTIPVNGKFDYLL from the coding sequence ATGAAAAATTTTAATAGAAATATCAAAAAAGAAATAAAGATAATCATCATAATCCTATTATTAGTGATATCAATTTCGTGTGTATTTTATTTTCACAAATTTATTAAAACCGGTAATGTTATTACTCATTTTTTTTATATTCCGAGTATTCTTGCAGTATTTTGGTTTAGAAAAAAAGGCTTATTAGTTTCAATGTTTTTAGCATTAGTGCTTGTTTTTAGTCACATGTATTTAAGGGATATAAATACACTGTATGATTTTTACAGAGCATTTGCTGTTATATTAGTTTCGGTTATTTTCTATCTTATTAATGAAAGAGTTGAAACAGCTAATAAAAATTTTGTTACGCTTAATAAAGAATACAAAGCTCAAAATATTGAGTTGCAAAGAAAAGAAAAACAGTTAGGAGAAATAAATAAAAAACTTGAATCACTGGTCGAATTAAGAACAAACGAATTAAAAGATACTGTCGAAAAACTGAAAAACAGCAACGCAACAAAAGATAAATTTTTTTCAATTATTGCACATGATTTGAAAGGCCCGTTTAATTCAATACTTGGATTTTCGGGATTATTAGATGAAAATTATGAAAAATACGATATTCAAAAACAAAAACATTTTATTAATATAATAAATCAAAGTGTGAAAAATACACTTAAACTGCTCGAGAATTTACTTCTTTGGTCACGTTCGCAAAGAGGAATTCTTGATTATAAACCTGAAAAGGAAAACATTTATTTATTATATACTGAAACAATAAAATTTTTAACACTGCCTGCTGAAAAAAAATCAATATCTTTAAGAAATGAAATCCCGGAAGATGTTGTTGTCAAAGCTGATAAAAATATGATTTTAACTGTTATGCGGAATTTAATTTCAAATGCAATAAAATATACACATAAAGATGGAGAAATTATTGTTAAAGCACGTACAATTAAAGATAAAAATAAACAACTTTTTGCCGAAATAACCGTAAAAGATAATGGACTCGGTATTTTACCCAATTTACAAGCTAAATTGTTTAAAATTGAAGAAAATATATCGACAGAAGGAACAGAAAAAGAACAGGGAACAGGCTTAGGTTTAATTCTCTGCAAAGAATTTGTTGAAAAACACGGCGGTGAAATTTGGGTAAAAAGCGAACTCGGGAAAGGCAGCGAGTTTATTTTTACAATTCCGGTCAACGGCAAGTTTGATTATTTACTATAA
- a CDS encoding 1,4-dihydroxy-6-naphthoate synthase — protein MKLTLGFSTCPNDTFIFDAAVHKKIDTQGIDFEVILGDVEELNNKAFEGKIDITKLSYHAYAYVAENYILLNSGSALGNNNGPLLISKHKIYPDEVNELKIAVPGKFTTANLLLGIAFPEAKNKIPYLFSDIEDAVSDHEVDAGLIIHESRFTYQKKGLKKIIDLGEYWEELTKLPIPLGGIVINRRINNETQKKVSDIIKRSIEFAYKHPDSSLNYIRQYAQEMDAEIMRKHIDLYVNEYSLGLGQPGKDAIQRLYKEAFDRGLIPEIKKNIFIQ, from the coding sequence ATGAAACTAACTCTCGGATTCTCAACTTGCCCAAATGATACTTTCATTTTTGATGCTGCCGTGCATAAAAAAATAGACACCCAAGGAATTGATTTTGAGGTGATACTCGGAGATGTTGAGGAATTGAATAATAAAGCATTTGAAGGAAAGATTGATATAACAAAATTAAGTTATCATGCTTATGCCTATGTTGCTGAAAATTATATATTGTTAAATTCGGGTAGTGCATTGGGCAATAATAACGGTCCTTTGCTTATTTCAAAGCACAAAATTTATCCTGATGAAGTAAATGAGCTGAAGATTGCAGTTCCGGGAAAATTTACTACGGCAAATTTACTTCTCGGAATTGCATTTCCCGAAGCAAAAAATAAAATCCCCTATCTGTTTTCTGATATTGAAGATGCCGTTTCAGATCATGAAGTCGATGCCGGATTGATTATTCATGAAAGCAGATTCACATACCAAAAAAAGGGCTTAAAAAAGATAATTGATCTGGGGGAATATTGGGAAGAACTGACTAAATTGCCCATACCTCTCGGAGGAATTGTGATCAACAGGCGAATTAATAATGAAACTCAAAAAAAAGTCAGTGATATTATAAAAAGAAGTATAGAGTTTGCATATAAACATCCTGATTCAAGTTTGAATTATATTCGACAATATGCCCAAGAAATGGATGCCGAAATTATGCGAAAACACATTGATTTGTATGTTAATGAATATTCACTCGGTTTGGGGCAGCCCGGTAAAGATGCAATACAAAGACTTTATAAAGAAGCTTTTGACAGAGGCTTAATACCTGAAATAAAAAAGAATATTTTTATTCAGTAA
- the mqnB gene encoding futalosine hydrolase, with the protein MEKTSKILIIASTELEVSEFEKKLIVRKSTNIYVNSYQLDDLYIDILITGIGIPQVIYRTTKWLLQNSYDLVINIGICGSFNEDLTIGDSVSVILDEFADIGVTKADSTFNTLFEEELMKMNTKPFKNGKLYNSIQKSIDTRLPKVTGITVNATSGSEEQIKMRKEKYNPDIETMEGAAVTYVCLFENVNFLQIRTVSNMVEPRDKGNWDIETAIKKLAESVAEILSGINKPK; encoded by the coding sequence TTGGAAAAAACTTCGAAAATATTAATCATTGCTTCAACAGAACTTGAAGTTTCAGAATTTGAAAAAAAGCTGATTGTCCGTAAATCTACGAATATATATGTAAATTCATATCAATTAGATGATCTTTATATTGATATTCTGATAACCGGAATAGGTATTCCTCAAGTTATATACCGAACAACTAAGTGGTTATTACAGAACAGTTACGATCTGGTAATAAATATCGGAATATGCGGAAGTTTCAATGAAGATCTCACGATAGGGGATTCAGTCAGTGTTATACTTGATGAATTTGCTGATATTGGTGTAACTAAGGCCGACAGTACTTTTAATACATTGTTTGAAGAAGAATTAATGAAAATGAATACAAAACCTTTCAAAAACGGAAAGTTATATAATTCTATTCAAAAAAGTATTGATACACGTTTACCTAAAGTTACCGGTATAACAGTTAATGCAACATCCGGAAGTGAAGAGCAGATAAAAATGCGAAAAGAAAAGTATAATCCTGATATTGAAACGATGGAAGGGGCTGCTGTTACCTATGTTTGCTTGTTTGAAAATGTCAATTTTTTGCAAATCAGAACAGTTTCTAATATGGTTGAGCCAAGGGATAAGGGAAATTGGGATATTGAGACAGCAATTAAGAAGTTGGCTGAATCTGTTGCTGAAATATTATCAGGTATTAACAAGCCTAAATAG
- the folE gene encoding GTP cyclohydrolase I FolE, protein MKIISEGTGIDPDFGYIRVDSWNDETTKKIAEHYKAILNLIGEDTEREGLIKSPCRIAKAMQFMTQGYNSDPAKIIKSAIFKEDYNEMVIVKDIDLYSMCEHHMLPFYGKAHVAYIPNGYITGLSKIARVVEAYSRRLQVQERLTMQIRDIVEETLKPLGVAVVIEAQHMCMRIRGVQKQNSVTTTSAFTGAFLKSATRDEFIHLIGSKLT, encoded by the coding sequence ATGAAAATAATTAGCGAAGGAACAGGAATTGATCCTGATTTCGGATATATCAGAGTTGATTCTTGGAATGACGAAACCACCAAGAAAATTGCAGAACATTATAAAGCTATATTAAACTTAATAGGTGAAGATACAGAAAGAGAAGGTTTAATAAAATCACCTTGCAGAATAGCTAAAGCAATGCAATTTATGACTCAAGGTTACAACTCCGATCCGGCAAAAATTATCAAAAGTGCTATATTTAAAGAAGATTATAATGAGATGGTTATAGTTAAAGATATAGATCTATATTCTATGTGTGAACATCATATGTTGCCGTTTTACGGAAAAGCACATGTTGCTTATATTCCTAACGGCTATATAACCGGATTAAGTAAAATTGCCAGAGTGGTTGAAGCATACTCAAGACGATTGCAAGTTCAAGAACGCCTTACCATGCAAATAAGAGATATCGTAGAAGAAACATTGAAACCTCTGGGAGTTGCTGTAGTTATTGAGGCACAACATATGTGTATGCGAATAAGAGGTGTGCAAAAACAGAATTCAGTAACAACAACTTCTGCTTTTACGGGAGCTTTTTTAAAGTCTGCAACTCGAGATGAATTTATCCATTTAATTGGTTCGAAACTCACATAA
- a CDS encoding pyridoxal phosphate-dependent aminotransferase has product MMISKSGAKFSAIVKIGEDLREQSRISSEEYLYLNRGINQVVNIDLSEIIPMIDFNSGSVQYYAHSKGMPSLREAINNEFFSGNASGEDIYITSGGTNALSLVFQTLNTGNVYTHAFYWGAYTNILKITGKKQLFYNDFDSIISNPEAFDNSALIICDPNNPTGSKTDDKKLFRVLDILKDQNTTVIWDGPYRRLFYNNSDTLYQKLLNYENVIITESFSKSIGLSGQRIGFMHCNNKEFNDEFAVRLLYSGNGINAFAQILVEKILTTPEGKKAANDFKTKTTRDIAENIILLRKKGILADVFYNNVTPKGIFVIVNKSFEELKANKIGSVPLNYFTKKTNIDLSKYSRICVSAPKEKFKAFFENLQQ; this is encoded by the coding sequence ATGATGATTTCTAAAAGCGGTGCAAAATTTTCTGCAATAGTTAAAATTGGAGAGGATTTAAGAGAACAAAGCCGGATAAGCAGCGAAGAATACCTTTATCTCAACAGAGGAATTAATCAAGTTGTGAATATTGATCTGTCTGAAATAATTCCTATGATTGATTTTAATTCCGGAAGTGTGCAGTATTATGCTCATTCAAAAGGAATGCCCTCACTTCGAGAAGCAATTAACAATGAATTTTTTTCAGGAAACGCTTCCGGTGAAGATATATATATAACAAGCGGCGGAACGAATGCTCTTTCTCTTGTTTTTCAAACCTTAAACACAGGAAATGTATATACACATGCTTTTTATTGGGGGGCTTATACCAATATATTAAAAATTACCGGTAAGAAGCAACTTTTTTATAATGATTTTGATTCAATTATTTCAAACCCTGAAGCTTTTGATAATTCAGCATTAATTATTTGCGACCCGAATAATCCTACCGGCAGCAAAACAGACGACAAAAAATTATTTCGAGTATTAGACATTTTAAAAGACCAAAACACTACTGTAATATGGGACGGGCCATACAGAAGATTGTTTTATAATAACAGTGATACATTATATCAAAAGTTGTTGAATTACGAAAATGTGATAATTACTGAAAGTTTCAGTAAATCAATAGGACTAAGCGGACAAAGAATCGGGTTTATGCATTGTAATAACAAAGAATTTAATGATGAATTTGCTGTTCGCTTACTTTATTCAGGAAACGGTATTAATGCTTTTGCCCAAATACTTGTAGAAAAGATACTAACTACTCCGGAAGGTAAAAAAGCAGCAAATGATTTTAAGACAAAAACTACAAGAGATATTGCCGAAAACATAATTCTATTAAGAAAAAAAGGCATACTTGCCGATGTGTTTTACAACAATGTTACACCAAAAGGCATATTTGTTATTGTTAATAAATCTTTTGAAGAACTGAAAGCGAACAAAATTGGTAGTGTTCCGTTAAATTATTTTACAAAAAAAACGAATATTGATCTTAGCAAATATTCAAGGATTTGCGTTTCTGCTCCGAAAGAAAAGTTTAAGGCGTTTTTTGAAAACTTACAGCAATAA
- a CDS encoding site-specific DNA-methyltransferase, with amino-acid sequence MNYKSIIIKENIETQKEVLKIVTDFNLYFSENEVRLKLTDNNLTLLLKEIDINKLKEYAVSFENEEDTNQLLKTVINKTESIKSYGLNSGKRNYVDYNKERKVTNRKDKEIKRGIYYYAQDNNFSEKNNELPKKHENKIICGDSLKILKKIPDNCIDLVFTSPPYNFGLEYSDNEDDRKWENYFEHLFAIFDETIRVLKYGGRIIVNLQPLFSDYIPSHHIISNYFLNRKMIWKGEILWEKNNYNCKYTAWGSWKSPSSPYLKYTWEFLEIFSKGDLKHPGKKEDIDITAEEFKKFVVAKWSIAPERKMKEYGHPAMFPEKLVERALKLFSFKNDIILDPFNGVGTTTAVAKRLNRRYLGIDISEKYCEVANKRLS; translated from the coding sequence ATGAATTACAAAAGCATAATTATTAAAGAGAATATTGAAACCCAAAAAGAAGTATTAAAAATAGTTACTGATTTTAATTTATATTTTTCAGAGAATGAAGTCCGTCTGAAACTTACAGACAATAATTTAACTTTACTGCTGAAAGAAATTGATATTAATAAACTGAAAGAATACGCTGTCAGTTTTGAAAATGAAGAAGATACAAATCAATTACTGAAAACCGTAATTAATAAAACCGAAAGTATAAAAAGTTACGGATTAAACAGCGGAAAAAGAAATTATGTTGACTATAACAAAGAAAGAAAAGTAACAAACAGAAAAGATAAAGAAATTAAAAGAGGAATATATTATTATGCACAAGACAATAATTTTTCTGAAAAAAACAATGAGTTACCAAAAAAACATGAAAATAAAATAATTTGTGGAGACAGTTTAAAAATCCTGAAAAAAATACCTGATAATTGCATTGATTTAGTATTCACATCACCACCTTATAACTTTGGTTTAGAATATTCAGATAATGAAGACGACCGTAAATGGGAAAACTATTTTGAACATCTATTTGCAATTTTTGATGAAACAATAAGAGTTTTAAAATACGGAGGCAGAATAATTGTAAACTTGCAACCTTTATTTTCCGATTATATTCCGAGTCATCATATAATAAGCAACTATTTTCTCAACAGAAAAATGATTTGGAAAGGTGAAATATTATGGGAGAAAAATAATTACAATTGCAAATATACAGCTTGGGGATCATGGAAAAGTCCAAGCAGTCCTTATCTTAAATATACTTGGGAATTTCTCGAGATATTCAGCAAAGGAGATTTAAAGCATCCCGGAAAAAAAGAAGATATTGATATAACAGCTGAAGAATTTAAAAAATTTGTTGTTGCAAAATGGTCAATTGCTCCCGAAAGGAAGATGAAAGAATACGGACACCCTGCAATGTTTCCTGAAAAACTTGTTGAACGAGCTTTAAAACTATTTTCCTTTAAAAATGATATTATTTTAGACCCTTTTAACGGTGTCGGAACTACTACAGCAGTTGCCAAACGACTGAACAGGAGGTATCTCGGTATTGATATTTCAGAAAAGTATTGTGAAGTTGCTAATAAACGTTTAAGCTAA
- a CDS encoding TonB-dependent receptor, with protein MKKLLLIIVALFFFGNTSFCQDFLLSGEVKSSVIGKHVKNALISVKGSDVKMYSDNSGYFLIVIPEDCILIISAEGMQTKEVKISKEVVEQEEIIIELDPKAEGEFYEMSLEELMQVEVSTVSKKTQKISEAPAIVSVITAEEINELGIQTIPELMRYIPGFTVSGVYWRGPIVTARGVAMTLYNDKILMLIDGIPAYETVTLEYYLDVVPVSAIERIEIIRGPGSTLYGTNAFSAVINIITKSGNTFRGINSFVKYGSFNTRSAGFVVGDSLKFGSYLIGTTYTDNDGYNHTLEFDETGEENVNLNYENDIQNIFAKYQYKGLTLSGGYYFQNIAKFSMTTAIRYGSDQVPDAGMAEHRKAYLNAVYDFNFTNNFSGKVALHYDYMDKETGVGQFGTLNFRNYFLNDSTYPLDLTEIDPSFAAPNYSLYKGQLYNGELLLNYFINEQISVIGGINGELRDCDHVYTMLGERGGTVIPTHEGASEFPPNDVIDYAGYLQVDGTLFKRLGYIAGIRATYLGIPDNIYYTPRGGLVFGITDNASAKILYGEAFRGPGFQEQYFLVNAVTYGADAAGRSLEPERIKTYEAAFDILLAKKFSIRLNGFLINANELILRRPVDGSSDTVVIGHNVGMIYDNFGAQQIIGGEFEIKGRPWKKLNFFANFSYKEGIDEETNENLPYFINYTASGGLTFKPAKFIELSPNFYYIGDQKGNLGSVVAPAYTEGQEVNIDGYGILNCVMKLNFNKKLYFQITGINLTDKEYFYPEHIRKRIPAIPGGPGMSFYFSLHYKFGLFKRKSEDDLIN; from the coding sequence ATGAAGAAATTATTATTAATTATCGTTGCATTATTTTTCTTCGGCAACACGAGTTTTTGCCAAGATTTTTTGTTATCAGGAGAAGTTAAGAGTTCAGTTATAGGAAAACATGTTAAAAATGCGTTAATAAGTGTTAAAGGTTCGGACGTAAAAATGTATTCTGATAATTCAGGGTATTTTTTAATTGTTATTCCTGAAGACTGTATTTTAATTATCAGTGCTGAAGGAATGCAAACTAAAGAAGTAAAGATAAGCAAAGAAGTAGTTGAGCAAGAAGAAATTATAATTGAATTAGACCCCAAAGCAGAAGGAGAATTTTACGAAATGTCGCTTGAAGAGTTGATGCAAGTGGAAGTTTCGACTGTTTCAAAAAAAACACAAAAAATCAGTGAAGCACCGGCTATTGTAAGTGTAATAACAGCAGAAGAAATAAATGAACTCGGTATTCAAACAATACCGGAACTTATGAGATATATTCCCGGTTTTACTGTTTCGGGTGTTTATTGGCGAGGTCCGATTGTAACTGCACGAGGAGTTGCAATGACACTTTACAATGATAAAATATTAATGCTTATTGACGGAATTCCGGCTTATGAAACCGTAACATTGGAATACTATCTTGATGTTGTGCCGGTTAGTGCTATTGAAAGAATTGAGATCATCCGAGGACCGGGTTCAACCCTGTACGGAACAAATGCTTTTTCCGCAGTTATAAATATTATTACAAAATCAGGAAATACATTCAGAGGAATAAATTCTTTTGTTAAATACGGTTCATTTAATACAAGAAGTGCCGGATTTGTTGTCGGGGATTCTCTAAAATTCGGAAGTTATTTAATAGGTACTACTTATACCGACAATGACGGATACAATCATACATTAGAGTTTGATGAGACCGGAGAGGAAAATGTTAATCTCAACTATGAAAATGATATTCAAAATATTTTTGCTAAATATCAATATAAAGGTTTAACATTAAGCGGAGGTTATTATTTTCAGAATATTGCAAAATTCAGTATGACAACTGCAATAAGATACGGCTCTGACCAAGTGCCTGATGCAGGTATGGCTGAACACAGAAAAGCATATCTTAATGCAGTTTATGACTTTAATTTTACAAATAATTTTTCAGGAAAAGTTGCATTGCATTACGATTATATGGACAAAGAAACAGGTGTAGGACAATTTGGCACTTTAAATTTTCGGAATTATTTTTTAAACGATTCTACATATCCTCTTGATTTAACTGAAATCGATCCTTCATTTGCAGCTCCGAATTATTCACTCTATAAAGGACAATTATACAACGGAGAATTACTTCTTAATTATTTCATAAACGAACAGATTTCTGTTATCGGAGGAATTAACGGAGAACTTCGTGATTGTGATCATGTTTACACAATGCTTGGGGAAAGAGGCGGAACTGTTATCCCGACACATGAAGGCGCATCTGAATTTCCGCCGAATGATGTAATAGATTATGCAGGATATTTGCAAGTTGACGGAACTTTATTTAAACGTCTCGGTTATATTGCCGGAATTAGAGCCACATACCTCGGAATTCCTGATAATATATATTATACTCCGAGAGGAGGCCTTGTTTTCGGAATTACTGATAATGCAAGTGCAAAAATTCTTTACGGTGAAGCATTTAGAGGTCCTGGATTTCAAGAACAATATTTTTTAGTAAATGCTGTTACATACGGAGCTGATGCAGCCGGCAGATCATTAGAACCCGAAAGGATAAAAACTTACGAAGCAGCATTTGATATACTGTTAGCTAAGAAATTTTCAATCAGATTAAACGGTTTTTTAATTAATGCAAATGAATTAATTTTAAGAAGGCCTGTTGACGGCTCATCTGACACAGTTGTTATCGGACATAATGTAGGTATGATATATGATAATTTCGGAGCTCAACAAATAATCGGAGGAGAATTTGAAATAAAAGGAAGACCTTGGAAAAAATTAAATTTCTTTGCTAATTTTTCTTATAAAGAAGGAATTGATGAAGAAACTAATGAAAATTTACCTTACTTTATAAATTATACTGCAAGCGGAGGATTAACATTCAAACCGGCAAAGTTTATTGAATTAAGCCCTAATTTTTATTATATTGGAGATCAAAAAGGTAACTTAGGAAGTGTTGTTGCCCCGGCTTACACAGAAGGACAAGAAGTAAATATTGACGGTTACGGAATTTTAAATTGTGTAATGAAATTAAATTTCAATAAAAAACTTTATTTTCAAATAACAGGAATTAACTTAACTGATAAAGAATATTTCTATCCCGAACATATAAGAAAACGAATTCCTGCAATACCGGGAGGTCCCGGAATGAGTTTTTATTTCAGTTTACATTATAAATTCGGATTGTTTAAACGAAAATCAGAAGATGATTTAATAAACTAA
- a CDS encoding YfiR family protein codes for MKKIILTAIFISSFLFVQSQNYKIQALLTYNFTKYLTWTDDDVFKIGVFRSPEFLAEIQIIALNYKVSGKDIEVFEFNNVEDIVKCNILYVSQNANAEIGYVVLEIEEYSTVLITSEANEISEEIGINLIIVDSKQQFEIYPENIEKKNIKIDSKLLEIGIVK; via the coding sequence ATGAAAAAAATAATACTTACAGCAATTTTTATTTCTTCGTTTTTATTTGTTCAGTCTCAAAATTATAAAATTCAAGCACTATTGACTTACAATTTTACGAAATATTTAACTTGGACTGATGATGATGTCTTTAAGATTGGTGTTTTTAGAAGTCCTGAATTTTTAGCAGAAATACAAATCATAGCACTAAATTATAAAGTATCAGGAAAAGATATAGAAGTTTTTGAATTTAACAATGTTGAGGATATTGTAAAGTGCAATATTTTATATGTTTCTCAAAATGCAAATGCCGAAATTGGATATGTTGTGTTGGAAATTGAAGAATATTCAACAGTTTTGATTACATCAGAAGCAAATGAAATATCAGAAGAAATAGGAATTAATTTAATAATAGTGGATTCGAAACAACAATTTGAAATTTACCCCGAAAATATTGAAAAAAAGAATATTAAAATTGATTCAAAATTATTAGAAATCGGAATAGTAAAATAA